One Vitis riparia cultivar Riparia Gloire de Montpellier isolate 1030 chromosome 4, EGFV_Vit.rip_1.0, whole genome shotgun sequence genomic window carries:
- the LOC117912451 gene encoding anthocyanidin 3-O-glucosyltransferase 5-like: MVAAESGRSHVALLPSPGMGHIIPLLEMAKRLALHHGFHVSFITITTEASAAQTQLLRSPNLPSGLHVVELPPADMSTILHDDMTIVQRLCLIVQESLPCIRSVLRENPPRALIVDIFCTDAFQIAKDLSIPAYSFFTASTALLALSLYLPTMDREIEGEYVDLPKPVQVPGCNAIRTEDLLDQVRNRKIEEYKWYLLSVSRLPMAVGIFVNTWEDLDPVWLRGLRENSFFQQIPIPPVLPIGPLIKEDEPLTDFDNDCIAWLDKQLPDSVLFISLGSGGTLTSTQLTELAWGLELSQQRFILVVRTPSDASASGAFFNVGNNVMKAEAYLPQGFMERTQEVGLVIPSWAPQVAVLRHPSTGGFLSHCGWNSTLESISHGVPMIAWPLYAEQRMNATVLTEEVGVAARPVVGEGKNIVGREEIERVVRLVMEGEEGKEMRRRVRELQSSALATLKPGGPSFETLSEVAGTWTTTAH; this comes from the coding sequence ATGGTGGCTGCTGAATCCGGGAGGTCTCATGTTGCACTTCTTCCAAGCCCAGGCATGGGCCATATAATTCCCCTGTTGGAGATGGCCAAACGCTTGGCGCTCCACCATGGCTTCCATGTCAGCTTCATCACCATCACCACCGAAGCTTCAGCTGCCCAGACCCAGCTGCTCCGTTCCCCCAACCTTCCTTCCGGGCTTCACGTCGTCGAACTCCCTCCTGCTGACATGTCTACCATTCTCCATGACGACATGACGATCGTGCAACGGCTATGTCTCATTGTCCAGGAGAGCCTCCCTTGTATCAGGTCCGTTCTCAGGGAGAACCCACCTCGAGCTCTCATAGTGGACATATTCTGCACCGATGCTTTCCAGATTGCCAAAGACCTTTCCATTCCCGCTTACTCCTTCTTTACTGCCTCTACGGCTTTGCTTGCCTTGTCTTTGTACCTTCCAACCATGGACCGTGAGATTGAGGGCGAGTACGTGGATCTTCCAAAGCCAGTTCAGGTCCCTGGCTGCAACGCTATTCGCACTGAAGACCTACTAGACCAGGTCCGCAACCGGAAGATTGAGGAGTACAAGTGGTACTTGTTAAGCGTCAGCCGGCTGCCCATGGCGGTTGGTATTTTCGTGAACACTTGGGAGGATCTTGATCCGGTGTGGCTACGAGGTCTGAGGGAGAACTCTTTCTTCCAGCAGATACCAATTCCACCGGTTCTTCCAATCGGACCGCTGATCAAAGAGGATGAACCACTGACTGACTTCGATAATGACTGCATTGCGTGGCTAGACAAGCAGCTACCGGACTCCGTTCTATTCATATCACTGGGTAGTGGTGGCACACTAACATCCACACAGCTCACTGAGTTGGCATGGGGCTTAGAACTCAGCCAACAACGATTCATCTTGGTGGTACGCACGCCAAGCGATGCAAGTGCGTCTGGTGCATTTTTCAACGTGGGGAATAATGTAATGAAAGCGGAGGCATATCTGCCCCAAGGGTTCATGGAAAGGACTCAAGAAGTTGGGCTGGTGATCCCGTCTTGGGCTCCACAGGTGGCGGTGCTCCGCCACCCCTCCACCGGCGGATTCCTCTCACACTGCGGGTGGAACTCGACCTTGGAAAGCATAAGCCACGGCGTTCCCATGATTGCGTGGCCGCTGTACGCGGAACAAAGGATGAATGCCACGGTGTTGACGGAAGAGGTGGGGGTGGCAGCGCGTCCAGTGGTGGGAGAAGGGAAAAACATAGTGGGACGGGAGGAGATAGAGAGGGTGGTGAGGTTGGTGATGGAAGGTGAAGAGGGGAAAGAGATGAGGCGTAGGGTGCGAGAGCTGCAAAGCAGTGCCCTGGCCACACTGAAACCAGGTGGGCCATCTTTTGAGACCCTTTCTGAAGTGGCTGGGACCTGGACAACCACCGCTCATTAG
- the LOC117912987 gene encoding anthocyanidin 3-O-glucosyltransferase 5-like, with product MVAAESGRSHVALLPSPGMGHIIPLLEMAKRLALHHGFHVSFITITTEASAAQTQLLRSPNLPSGLHVVELPPADMSTILHDDMTIVQRLCLIVQESLPCIRSVLRENPPRALIVDIFCTDAFQIAKDLSIPAYSFFTASTALLALSLYLPTMDREIEGEYVDLPKPVQVPGCNAIRTEDLLDQVRNRKIEEYKWYLLSVSRLPMAVGIFVNTWEDLDPVWLRGLRENSFFQQIPIPPVLPIGPLIKEDEPLTDFDNDCIAWLDKQLPDSVLFISLGSGGTLTSTQLTELAWGLELSQQRFILVVRTPSDASASGAFFNVGNNVMKAEAYLPQGFMERTQEVGLVIPSWAPQVAVLRHPSTGGFLSHCGWNSTLESISHGVPMIAWPLYAEQRMNATVLTEEVGVAARPVVGEGKNIVGREEIERVVRLVMEGEEGKEMRRRVRELQSSALATLKPGGPSFEALSEVAGTWTTTAH from the coding sequence ATGGTGGCTGCTGAATCCGGGAGGTCTCATGTTGCACTTCTTCCAAGCCCAGGCATGGGCCATATAATTCCCCTGTTGGAGATGGCCAAACGCTTGGCGCTCCACCATGGCTTCCATGTCAGCTTCATCACCATCACCACCGAAGCTTCAGCTGCCCAGACCCAGCTGCTCCGTTCCCCCAACCTTCCTTCCGGGCTTCACGTCGTCGAACTCCCTCCTGCTGACATGTCTACCATTCTCCATGACGACATGACGATCGTGCAACGGCTATGTCTCATTGTCCAGGAGAGCCTCCCTTGTATCAGGTCCGTTCTCAGGGAGAACCCACCTCGAGCTCTCATAGTGGACATATTCTGCACCGATGCTTTCCAGATTGCCAAAGACCTTTCCATTCCCGCTTACTCCTTCTTTACTGCCTCTACGGCTTTGCTTGCCTTGTCTTTGTACCTTCCAACCATGGACCGTGAGATTGAGGGCGAGTACGTGGATCTTCCAAAGCCAGTTCAGGTCCCTGGCTGCAACGCTATTCGCACTGAAGACCTACTAGACCAGGTCCGCAACCGGAAGATTGAGGAGTACAAGTGGTACTTGTTAAGCGTCAGCCGGCTGCCCATGGCGGTTGGTATTTTCGTGAACACTTGGGAGGATCTTGATCCGGTGTGGCTACGAGGTCTGAGGGAGAACTCTTTCTTCCAGCAGATACCAATTCCACCGGTTCTTCCAATCGGACCGCTGATCAAAGAGGATGAACCACTGACTGACTTCGATAATGACTGCATTGCGTGGCTAGACAAGCAGCTACCGGACTCCGTTCTATTCATATCACTGGGTAGTGGTGGCACACTAACATCCACACAGCTCACTGAGTTGGCATGGGGCTTAGAACTCAGCCAACAACGATTCATCTTGGTGGTACGCACGCCAAGCGATGCAAGTGCGTCTGGTGCATTTTTCAACGTGGGGAATAATGTAATGAAAGCGGAGGCATATCTGCCCCAAGGGTTCATGGAAAGGACTCAAGAAGTTGGGCTGGTGATCCCGTCTTGGGCTCCACAGGTGGCGGTGCTCCGCCACCCCTCCACCGGCGGATTCCTCTCACACTGCGGGTGGAACTCGACCTTGGAAAGCATAAGCCACGGCGTTCCCATGATTGCGTGGCCGCTGTACGCGGAACAAAGGATGAATGCCACGGTGTTGACGGAAGAGGTGGGGGTGGCAGCGCGTCCAGTGGTGGGAGAAGGGAAAAACATAGTGGGACGGGAGGAGATAGAGAGGGTGGTGAGGTTGGTGATGGAAGGTGAAGAGGGGAAAGAGATGAGGCGTAGGGTGCGAGAGCTGCAAAGCAGTGCCCTGGCCACACTGAAACCAGGTGGGCCATCTTTTGAGGCCCTTTCTGAAGTGGCTGGGACCTGGACAACCACCGCTCATTAG
- the LOC117912739 gene encoding flotillin-like protein 4, with amino-acid sequence QLQVQEANWELYKKQKAAEAVLYEKEKEAAAQKASAEAAFYARQQLADGELYAKKKEAEGIVALAQAQGVYLRTLLDALGGNYAALRDYMMVSGGTFQEIAKINAEAVRGLQPKITVWTNGGGGAEALDGGGSGGSTAMKEISGVYKMLPPLFSTVHEQTGMLPPSWMGTLTHSAHDQSTMN; translated from the coding sequence CAACTTCAGGTACAAGAAGCAAACTGGGAACTCTACAAAAAACAGAAGGCAGCAGAAGCAGTCCTCTACGAGAAGGAGAAAGAAGCCGCTGCCCAAAAGGCATCGGCAGAGGCAGCATTCTACGCACGCCAGCAACTCGCAGATGGAGAATTGTATGCGAAGAAGAAAGAAGCCGAAGGAATCGTGGCGCTGGCGCAAGCCCAAGGCGTATATCTACGCACACTCCTTGATGCTCTGGGCGGAAACTATGCTGCATTGAGGGATTATATGATGGTGAGTGGCGGAACATTTCAAGAGATTGCCAAGATTAATGCTGAGGCTGTACGAGGTCTGCAGCCTAAAATTACCGTTTGGACTAATGGAGGTGGTGGCGCGGAGGCCTTGGATGGTGGTGGGAGTGGCGGCAGCACCGCAATGAAGGAAATTTCCGGCGTTTACAAGATGCTACCACCGTTGTTTAGTACTGTCCATGAACAAACCGGAATGCTGCCACCATCATGGATGGGCACCTTAACCCACTCGGCCCATGACCAGTCTACCATGAATTGA